Proteins from a single region of Flavobacterium sp. K5-23:
- the recO gene encoding DNA repair protein RecO: protein MQVKTKAIVISSIKFQEKGLIVKCFTQSHGLKSYFVRDAFSGRKSNQKIAYFQPLSILEIEAVHKNKGTLENFKEIKLSVPFQSIHSDIYKSTIVMFISEILHHSIHEEEKNESLFDFLEAALLWLDNHDEIANFHLILMLGTTKHLGFYPDISDMDMPFFEMTEGVFTPLHAINSLTEHETNLFKKLIGLKFDNDQKIFHVIERQIVLKILIDYYSLHLDGFRKPKSLDVLKEVFS, encoded by the coding sequence ATGCAAGTCAAAACCAAAGCCATAGTCATTTCATCAATAAAATTTCAGGAAAAAGGGCTGATAGTGAAGTGTTTTACCCAATCTCATGGTTTGAAATCTTATTTTGTCAGGGACGCTTTTTCCGGTAGAAAATCAAACCAAAAAATCGCTTATTTTCAGCCACTTTCAATTCTTGAAATTGAGGCGGTGCATAAGAATAAAGGAACATTGGAAAACTTCAAAGAAATTAAATTAAGCGTTCCGTTTCAGTCTATTCATTCTGATATTTACAAGAGTACGATTGTGATGTTCATTTCTGAAATCCTGCATCATTCGATACATGAAGAAGAAAAAAACGAGTCGCTTTTTGATTTTTTAGAAGCAGCCTTGCTTTGGCTCGACAATCATGACGAAATTGCCAATTTCCACTTAATTTTAATGTTGGGAACCACAAAACACCTCGGTTTTTACCCCGATATTTCCGATATGGATATGCCTTTTTTCGAAATGACTGAAGGTGTTTTTACACCGCTTCACGCTATTAATTCCTTAACGGAGCACGAAACGAATTTGTTTAAAAAACTCATAGGATTAAAATTCGATAACGATCAAAAAATATTTCACGTGATTGAAAGGCAAATCGTTTTAAAAATTCTAATTGATTACTACAGCCTTCACTTGGACGGTTTTAGAAAACCAAAATCCCTTGACGTTTTAAAGGAAGTTTTTTCTTAA